A single Larimichthys crocea isolate SSNF chromosome VIII, L_crocea_2.0, whole genome shotgun sequence DNA region contains:
- the hdc gene encoding histidine decarboxylase, whose amino-acid sequence MQAEEYNRRGFKVSVTTGKELVDYITQYLCSIRERRVIPDVKPGYMRELLPDAAPTEAEDWESIFNDIEKVIMPGVVHWQSPHMHAYYPSLTSWASMLGDMLSDAINCIGFTWASSPACTELEMNMLDWLCKALGLPSFFLHYHPDSRGGGVLQSTVSESTLVALLAARKDKILQLRAEVDQDVDDSVLNSRLVAYASDQAHSSVEKAGMVSLVKIRFLPTDEQLSLRGDTLKQAIQEDRMRGLVPFMLCATLGSTGVCAFDNLSELGPVCAEEGVWLHVDAAYAGSAYICPELRWSLEGIEYAHSFVFNPAKWLMVSFDCTAFWVKDKYKLQQTFTVDPLYLRHENSQAATDYMHWQIPLSRRFRSLKLWFVMRSFGLKNIQAHIRHGIEMAKLLESQIRRDPNFEVPVERHLGLVVFCLKGGNALTQELLRRLTRSGKMYLIPADIRTKRIIRFTVTSQFTTADDILRDWSIISKTTSTLLAETQALNNADQPKSGKDEVVGNRDPISDTRSKESEEAATRQDKAEVELWIDKAWNLSTRPMRSLSCNSEPFDYNGLMSSYAAGALPTPQTAGPDAVFEITEPSNLLGKHALKKLTKFYSVPSFCNQLVQCSRHQVCCPLKVSAQKNLTSTCRRTNCMSSTPVANTAPSPTTQETSTAPKLL is encoded by the exons atgcaggcTGAGGAATACAACCGCAGAG GTTTTAAGGTGTCTGTTACTACAGGTAAGGAGCTGGTGGATTACATCACCCAGTACCTGTGCTCCATCAGGGAGAGGAGGGTGATTCCAGATGTGAAGCCAGGTTACATGAGGGAGCTTCTCCCTGACGCTGCGCCTACAGAGGCAGAGGACTGGGAGAGTATCTTCAACGACATTGAGAAAGTCATTATGCCAGGA GTGGTTCACTGGCAGAGCCCTCACATGCATGCCTACTACCCGTCCCTGACTTCATGGGCATCTATGCTTGGAGACATGCTGTCAGATGCCATCAACTGTATTGGATTTACCTGG GCCTCCAGTCCAGCTTGTACAGAACTGGAAATGAATATGTTGGACTGGTTGTGTAAAGCACTGGGGCTGCCCTCCTTCTTCCTGCATTACCATCCTGACAGCAGAGGCGGAGGCGTACTACAG AGCACCGTCAGTGAGAGCACACTAGTTGCTCTGCTCGCAGCCAGGAAAGATAAAATATTGCAGCTGCGGGCTGAGGTTGACCAGGATGTGGATGACTCGGTCCTAAATTCAAGACTGGTGGCTTACGCTTCAGATCAG GCTCATTCCTCAGTTGAGAAGGCAGGTATGGTCTCTCTGGTCAAGATCAGGTTTCTGCCCACTGATGAGCAGTTGTCCCTGAGAGGAGACACTTTGAAACAAGCCATACAAGAGGACAGGATGAGGGGACTGGTCCCTTTCATG CTGTGTGCAACTTTGGGATCTACAGGAGTGTGTGCCTTCGACAATCTATCTGAACTGGGACCAGTCT GTGCAGAAGAGGGAGTGTGGCTCCATGTTGATGCAGCATACGCTGGCTCAGCCTACATCTGTCCTGAGCTCCGCTGGTCCCTGGAGGGCATTGAATATGCTCACTCTTTTGTCTTCAACCCTGCCAAGTGGTTGATGGTCAGTTTTGACTGCACAGCTTTCTG ggtAAAGGATAAATATAAGCTCCAACAGACGTTCACTGTCGATCCTCTTTACCTCAGACATGAAAACTCACAGGCAGCCACAGACTACATG CACTGGCAGATTCCCCTCAGCCGACGTTTCCGTTCTCTCAAACTCTGGTTTGTGATGCGCTCCTTTGGATTGAAAAACATCCAGGCTCATATCCGACAT gGGATTGAGATGGCAAAGCTCCTGGAGTCTCAGATAAGGAGAGATCCAAATTTTGAGGTTCCTGTTGAGAGGCATCTTGGCCTGGTGGTCTTCTGTCTGAAA GGAGGAAATGCTTTAACCCAGGAGCTGTTGAGGAGACTGACCCGGTCAGGCAAAATGTACCTCATCCCTGCAGACATTCGCACCAAACGCATCATCCGATTCACGGTGACTTCACAGTTCACTACAGCAGATGACATCCTTAGGGACTGGAGCATCATCTCTAAAACGACTTCCACACTTCTGGCTGAGACACAAGCTCTGAATAATGCAGACCAACCAAAATCAGGGAAAGATGAGGTTGTAGGGAACCGAGACCCCATCTCAGACACCAGGTCCAAGGAGAGTGAGGAGGCTGCCACCAGACAGGACAaggctgaggtggagctgtggATTGACAAGGCTTGGAATCTGTCTACGAGACCAATGCGCTCTCTAAGCTGCAACAGCGAGCCTTTCGATTACAATGGGTTGATGTCTAGCTATGCTGCAGGTGCTCTCCCAACGCCACAAACAGCAGGACCCGATGCTGTGTTTGAGATTACCGAGCCGTCAAATCTCCTGGGTAAACATGCCTTGAAAAAGCTGACAAAGTTCTACAGCGTGCCCAGTTTCTGCAACCAGTTGGTGCAGTGTAGCCGGCACCAGGTGTGCTGTCCTCTGAAGGTTTCAGCTCAAAAAAACTTAACCTCAACTTGCAGAAGAACAAACTGTATGTCTTCTACTCCTGTAGCCAACACAGCTCCCTCTCCAACCACACAGGAAACTTCCACTGCACCCAAACTCCTGTAA
- the usp8 gene encoding ubiquitin carboxyl-terminal hydrolase 8: protein MPAVSTGVKELYLSTSLGDLNKKAEIKPDKTSTRSYVQSACKIFKAAEECRLDRDEEKSYVLYMKYLTVYDIIKKRPDFNQQLEYYMTMLGPTSIKKALEEAEKLSESLKLRYEEVEVRKKLEEKERQEEKKRKEEITEKDAGRGSPKTSSANKKDSKKVKEQNELKNTTPKAVVPAGGITAEKLFHMMKDQTIAMIIMDARSHKDFEESHMQVPAQTCICVPEEAISPGITVNQIEAKLPDMSKDHWRRRGFVDYIVLLDWFSSVTDLKLGTILQSLKDALFKWDSITILRSEPLVLEGGYENWLLFYPMYTTNAKVRPPRQNVISTLPQLNFSYPSLEEPKPLPPPQPEPVIPEPQEPSAPVLMNGVAPAEPPTSKTSMITDRLPDTTDSPVTGTTNSGLDLNKKGSGTGTSSQSPGTAKAFPQFDRTKKPSVWVSDEPKPSQNGSAKDSTQNGPVIPDRSNKPPFATHTSLSKEEQSQIHSEAVAVMEKARQEQEKRIQERRSEEEKRKKELKERLEREESDKRRKEEEEKGHQEKKKLERQKAEEEEDKENRVWEEKERRGKEQSSDTPPKSMSLDSPVPNHIVNEIKREPLTRARSEEMGRSVPGLPDGWMKFLDTVTGTYRYYHSPTNRVHLYPPEVTVPQTPPSTPPTVKQKQPQPAEPDANRDQEREQSKLKRSYSSPDISQDLREEAQKKASAPTTAAVIPTINRETKPPTAKVYSKVEITRPSAAKLRNLNPTFGGLGASLTGLRNMGNTCYMNSILQCLCNTRSMADYFNNNMYMEDINRYNVLGHKGEVAEEFGVIMKALWAGQYKCISPRDFKITIGKINDQFAGYDQQDSQELLLFLMDGLHEDLNKADNRKRYKEEENDHLDDQTAADLAWSKHKLLNESIIVALFQGQFKSTVQCLTCHRKSRTFETFMYLSLPLASTSKCSLQDCLRLFSKEERLTDNNKVFCRHCKAHRDSTKKLEIWKVPPILLVHLKRFSYEGRWKQKLQTYVDFSLDALDLTQYVIGPKQSLKRYNLYGVSNHYGGLDGGHYTAYCKNNSKQRWYKFDDHEVSEISTSSVKSSAAYILFYSTL, encoded by the exons ATGCCTGCAGTATCCACCGGGGTCAAAGAGCTGTACCTGTCCACATCTCTGGGAGACCTCAACAAAAAGGCTGAAATCAAACCAGACAAGACGAGCACCAGGAG CTATGTTCAGAGTGCCTGCAAAATCTTCAAGGCGGCAGAGGAGTGTCGCCTTGACCGAGATGAGGAGAAGtcttatgtactgtacatgaagTATTTAACAGTATACGACATCATCAAGAAAAGACCAGACTTCAACCAGCAACTG GAGTATTACATGACCATGCTTGGCCCAACCAGCATTAAGAAAGCCTTAGAAGAAGCAGAGAAGCTCTCTGAAAGCCTTAAACTCAG GTATGAGGAAGTTGAGGTTCGGAAAAAACTcgaggagaaggagagacaagaagagaagaaaaggaaagaggaaataacAGAGAAAGATGCTGGTCGAGGCTCTCCGAAAACCTCCTCGGCAAACAAGAAGGACAGCAAAAAG gtAAAAGAACAGAATGAACTGAAGAATACAACTCCGAAAG CTGTGGTGCCGGCTGGTGGGATCACAGCCGAGAAACTTTTCCACATGATGAAGGACCAGACGATTGCGATGATTATCATGGATGCCCGCAGCCACAAGGACTTTGAGGAGTCTCACATGCAGGTCCCAGCCCAGACCTGCATCTGCGTGCCTGAGGAGGCCATCAGCCCAGG AATCACTGTGAATCAGATTGAGGCAAAGCTCCCGGACATGTCCAAAGACCATTGGAGGCGGCGGGGATTTGTGGATTACATAGTCCTGCTGGACTGGTTCAGTTCTGTCACTGACCTCAAACTGGGCACCATCTTGCAGAGCCTCAAAGATGCCCTCTTTAAG TGGGACAGCATCACCATCCTGCGTAGTGAGCCACTGGTGCTGGAGGGAGGCTACGAGAACTGGCTGTTGTTTTACCCCATGTACACAACCAACGCTAAAGTCCGCCCCCCTAGACAGAATGTTATCAGCACCCTGCCTCAGT tgaACTTTAGCTACCCATCCCTAGAGGAACCAAAGCCTCTGCCCCCACCTCAACCAGAGCCTGTTATACCTGAGCCTCAGGAACCTTCTGCTCCTGTGCTGATGAATGGGGTTGCACCAGCAGAACCCCCCACGTCTAAAACCTCCATGATTACTGACAGGTTACCGGACACTACCGATTCTCCTGTCACAGGCACCACAAATTCTGGGTTAGACCTCAATAAAAAGGGCTCAGGGACAGGCACATCCAGCCAGTCACCTGGAACAGCCAAGGCCTTCCCACAG TTTGACCGTACCAAGAAACCCTCTGTCTGGGTGTCTGACGAGCCCAAGCCCAGCCAGAATGGGTCAGCAAAGGACTCCACCCAGAATGGCCCAGTTATCCCCGAccgctcaaacaaaccaccgTTCGCCACCCACACTTCTTTGTCTAAAGAGGAACAAAGTCAGATCCACTCTGAGGCAGTGGCAGTGATGGAGAAGGCGAGACAAGAGCAGGAGAAACGCATACAGGAGCGTCgttcagaggaggagaagcggAAGAAGGAGCTCAAAGAAAGACTAGAAAGGGAGGAAAGTGataagaggaggaaggaggaggaggagaaaggacaccaggagaaaaagaaactcGAAAGGCAGAAGGccgaagaagaggaggacaaagagaacAGAGTatgggaggagaaagagaggagggggaaggagcAGAGCTCTGACACGCCTCCAAAGAGTATGTCTCTGGACTCGCCTGTTCCCAACCATATAGTTAATGAAATTAAG AGGGAGCCCCTGACCAGGGCGAGGAGTGAGGAGATGGGCAGGAGTGTACCAGGCCTTCCAGACGGTTGGATGAAG TTCCTTGACACAGTGACGGGGACCTACAGATACTACCATTCCCCAACCAACCGTGTCCACCTGTACCCTCCTGAGGTCACTGTTCCCCAGACCCCACCCTCCACACCGCCAAcagtcaaacagaaacaaccaCAGCCAGCTGAGCCGGACGCCAACCGCGATCAAGAGCGGGAGCAGTCCAAACTGAAACGCTCCTACTCCTCCCCTGATATCAGCCAGGACCTGAGAGAGGAGGCCCAGAAGAAGGCCTCTGCCCCGACTACAGCTGCCGTCATACCCACCATCAACAGGGAGACCAA ACCTCCCACCGCTAAAGTCTATTCTAAAGTGGAGATTACGCGACCGTCTGCTGCCAAACTTCGCAATCTGAATCCTACGTTCGGAGGTCTGGGTGCCTCACTCACTGGCCTTCGTAACATGGGTAACACATGTTACATGAACTCCATCCTGCAGTGTCTGTGTAACACCCGGTCCATGGCTGACTACTTTAACAATAATATGTACATGGAGGACATCAACAG GTACAACGTCCTTGGCCATAAAGGGGAGGTGGCGGAGGAGTTTGGTGTGATCATGAAAGCTCTGTGGGCCGGTCAGTACAAGTGCATCAGCCCGCGGGACTTTAAGATCACCATAGGCAAGATCAACGACCAGTTCGCTGGCTATGACCAACAGGACTcccaggagctgctgctgttcctcATGGACGGGCTTCATGAGGACCTCAACAAG GCGGACAACAGGAAGCGGTACAAGGAAGAGGAGAACGACCATCTGGATGATCAGACAGCAGCTGACCTCGCGTGGAGCAAACACAAGCTGCTGAACGAGTCCATCATCGTAGCGCTGTTCCAGGGCCAGTTCAAGTCCACGGTGCAGTGTCTGACGTGCCATCGCAAGTCACGGACGTTTGAGACCTTTATGTACCTGTCGCTGCCTCTGGCCTCCACCAGCAAGTGCTCCCTGCAG GATTGTCTCAGGCTGTTCTCAAAGGAAGAGAGGCTGACTGACAACAACAAGGTTTTCTGCAGACACTGCAAGGCTCACAGAGATTCCACCAAGAAACTAGAGATCTGGAAGGTTCCACCTATTCTCCTGGTGCACTTAAAACG ATTCTCCTATGAGGGTAGATGGAAGCAGAAGCTGCAGACGTATGTCGACTTCTCTTTAGATGCTCTGGATCTGACGCAGTATGTCATTGGACCCAAACAGAGCCTGAAGAGATACAACCTTTATGGAGTTTCT AACCACTACGGGGGTTTGGATGGCGGCCACTACACAGCATACTGTAAGAACAACAGCAAACAGCGCTGGTACAAGTTTGATGACCACGAGGTGTCCGaaatctccacctcctctgtcaAGTCCTCAGCGGCCTACATCCTGTTTTACTCCACCCTGTGA
- the mapk6 gene encoding mitogen-activated protein kinase 6 codes for MAEKFESLMNIHGFDLGSRYMDLKPLGYGGNGLVFSAVDTDCDKRVAVKKIILTDPQSVKHALREIKIIRRLDHDNIVKVFETLGPNGRTLTEDVVSLTEVNSVYIVQEYMETDLCQLLERGLLSEDHARLFMYQLLRGLKYIHSANVLHRDLKPANLFVNTEDLVLKIGDFGLARIMDPHYSHKGHLSEGLVTKWYRSPRLLLSPNNYTKAIDMWAAGCIFAEMLTGKTLFAGAHELEQMQLILESIPVLREEDREELHSVIPVFIRNDMSKPHTPLAKLLPDVSPQALDFLEKILTFNPMDRLTAEEALAHPYMADYSFPLDEPISLHPFHIEDEVDDILLMDQSHSHTWDRYHESQLSEADWHLHSTHDPDEVQVDPRALSDVTDEEEVQVDPRKYADGDREKFLDEPSFDYSTLFLPERSWQDDDDHHENKYCDLQCSHTCNYKAVSPSYLDNLIWRDSEVNHYYEPKLIIDLSNWKEQQSKEKADRKAKSKCEKNGLVKAQIALKEAEKTQSPAEKDREQEKHQTEKSQSQQNQGFDFDSFIASTIKLSLQPEPCQEVALLNEVGLLNELNSSVSLLETPRSGSMSKSISQEKEEKCLVNLAQLGGGGLAVVGGGGLAVVSGDGAWPAQPWESFGCGERVEENGCLIDEACWDIRKEDHLQKESTYTSYLDRLFSRKEEAVGETVASFEPELSEARELDESFLGRNTEIVLNVQLDSLALPGFDGTDDLPLKSIQASLTPCAVKCSPQIAHKTYSSIFKHLN; via the exons ATGGCAGAAAAGTTCGAGTCCCTGATGAACATCCACGGCTTTGACCTGGGTTCTCGCTACATGGACTTGAAGCCTCTCGGCTATGGAGGGAACGGCCTCGTGTTCTCAGCGGTTGACACCGACTGTGACAAGCGGGTAGCTGTGAAGAAAATTATCCTGACCGACCCCCAGAGTGTGAAGCATGCCCTGCGGGAAATCAAGATTATCAGACGCCTCGACCACGACAACATCGTCAAG GTGTTTGAGACGTTGGGCCCTAACGGTCGTACGCTAACGGAGGACGTGGTGTCCCTGACGGAGGTCAACTCAGTCTACATCGTGCAGGAGTACATGGAGACGGACCTGTGTCAGCTGCTGGAGAGGGGCCTTCTGTCCGAGGACCACGCCAGGCTCTTCATGTACCAGCTCCTCAGGGGCCTTAAGTACATCCACTCCGCCAACGTGCTGCATCGTGACCTCAAGCCTGCCAACCTGTTTGTCAACACGGAGGACCTGGTACTGAAGATCGGGGATTTTGGACTGGCCCGCATCATGGACCCCCACTACTCTCACAAG GGCCATCTCTCTGAAGGTTTGGTCACCAAGTGGTACAGATCTCCTCGTCTGCTGCTCTCGCCGAACAACTACACCAAAGCCATCGACATGTGGGCCGCTGGCTGCATCTTCGCTGAGATGCTGACAGGGAAAACCCTCTTTGCTG GAGCCCACGAACTGGAGCAGATGCAGCTGATCCTGGAGTCCATCCCCGTACTgcgagaggaagacagagaggagctcCACAGCGTCATCCCTGTCTTCATCCGCAATGACATGTCCAAGCCTCACACGCCACTGGCCAAGCTGCTGCCTGACGTCAGTCCCCAGG CCCTGGATTTCCTGGAAAAGATCCTGACCTTTAATCCCATGGATCGTCTGACTGCAGAAGAGGCCCTGGCCCACCCTTACATGGCTGACTACTCTTTCCCCCTAGATGAGCCTATCTCTCTGCACCCCTTCCACATTGAGGATGAAGTAGATGATATCCTGCTCATGGATCAGAGCCACAGTCACACCTGGGACCG GTACCATGAGAGCCAGCTGTCAGAGGCTGACTGGCACTTGCACAGCACCCACGACCCAGACGAAGTTCAGGTTGACCCACGGGCACTCTCCGATGTAACAGACGAGGAGGAagtccag GTGGATCCACGTAAATATGCTGATGGAGATCGGGAGAAGTTCCTGGATGAGCCGTCCTTCGACTACTCCACTCTGTTCCTGCCAGAGCGATCCTGGCAGGACGACGACGACCACCACGAGAACAAATACTGTGACTTGCAGTGTAGCCACACCTGTAACTACAAGGCGGTGTCGCCCTCCTACCTGGACAACCTCATCTGGCGGGACAGTGAAGTCAACCACTACTACGAGCCCAAGCTCATCATCGACCTCTCCAACTGGAAGGAGCAGCAGAGCAAGGAGAAGGCCGACCGCAAGGCCAAGAGCAAGTGCGAGAAGAACGGGCTGGTGAAAGCACAGATCGCGCTGAAGGAGGCGGAGAAGACCCAGAGTCCAGCGGAGAAGGACCGAGAGCAGGAGAAACACCAGACGGAGAAGTCTCAGAGCCAGCAGAACCAAGGCTTTGACTTCGACTCCTTCATCGCCAGCACCATTAAACTGAGCCTGCAGCCGGAGCCCTGTCAGGAGGTGGCTCTGCTCAACGAGGTGGGCCTCCTGAACGAGCTCAACTCCTCCGTCTCCCTGCTGGAGACTCCCCGCTCAGGCTCCATGTCAAAGTCTATAAgtcaggagaaggaggagaagtgcCTGGTAAACCTCGCCCAGTTAGGCGGGGGAGGGCTAGCCGttgtaggaggaggagggctaGCCGTCGTCAGCGGGGACGGCGCCTGGCCCGCTCAGCCCTGGGAGAGCTTCGGCTGCGGGGAGCGAGTGGAGGAGAACGGCTGTTTGATAGACGAAGCATGCTGGGACATTCGCAAAGAGGACCACCTCCAGAAGGAGAGCACTTACACCAGCTACCTTGACCGACTGTTCAGCCGGAAGGAAGAGGCGGTCGGAGAGACTGTGGCCAGCTTCGAGCCGGAGCTGTCTGAGGCGAGAGAGCTGGACGAGAGTTTCCTCGGCAGGAACACGGAGATTGTGCTTAACGTGCAGCTGGACTCTCTGGCCCTGCCCGGTTTTGACGGCACAGATGACTTGCCTCTAAAATCCATCCAGGCATCCCTCACCCCCTGTGCTGTCAAATGCTCCCCACAAATTGCCCACAAAACGTACAGCAGCATCTTCAAACATCTTAATTAA